In a single window of the Serratia quinivorans genome:
- the ydfG_2 gene encoding NADP-dependent 3-hydroxy acid dehydrogenase YdfG, with amino-acid sequence MIIFVTGATSGFGEAITRRFIREGHQVIASGRRIERLEELKDELGEALHIVRLDVRNRAAIQQVIDELPAALRHIDILVNNAGLALGLEPAHKANADDWETMIDTNTKGLVNMTRALLPDMVERNIGHIINIGSVAANWPYAGGNVYGATKAFVKQFSLGLRADLHGTRIRVTDIEPGLVGGTEFSNVRFKGDDGKVDKVYDGANALTPEDIAESVFWVATLPAHVNINSLEIMPVSQSFAGLNIHRES; translated from the coding sequence ATGATCATTTTTGTTACGGGTGCCACATCCGGATTTGGTGAGGCCATTACACGGCGTTTTATCCGCGAAGGCCATCAGGTGATTGCCTCTGGCCGTCGTATCGAACGTCTGGAAGAGTTGAAAGACGAGCTGGGTGAAGCACTGCATATCGTCCGCCTCGACGTGCGTAATCGCGCGGCCATTCAGCAGGTGATTGATGAGCTGCCGGCAGCGCTGCGCCACATTGACATACTGGTCAATAATGCCGGGCTGGCGCTGGGTCTGGAGCCGGCGCACAAGGCCAACGCCGACGACTGGGAAACCATGATCGACACCAACACCAAAGGCCTGGTGAATATGACCCGCGCCCTGCTGCCGGACATGGTCGAACGCAACATTGGCCACATAATCAACATCGGTTCGGTCGCAGCCAACTGGCCGTATGCCGGTGGCAACGTTTATGGCGCAACCAAGGCCTTTGTCAAACAGTTCAGCCTCGGTCTGCGTGCCGATCTGCACGGTACCCGCATCCGTGTGACCGATATTGAGCCGGGCCTGGTGGGCGGCACCGAATTTTCCAACGTGCGCTTCAAAGGCGACGACGGCAAGGTGGATAAGGTCTACGACGGTGCCAATGCGCTGACGCCGGAGGATATCGCCGAGTCGGTGTTCTGGGTCGCGACCCTGCCGGCCCACGTCAACATTAACTCACTGGAAATCATGCCGGTCAGCCAATCCTTTGCCGGGTTGAATATCCACCGCGAGTCTTAA
- the ynfA_1 gene encoding Uncharacterised BCR, YnfA/UPF0060 family, translating to MPAAASLMLFVWLLTLHPAASGRVYAAYGGVYVATALLWLRVVDGVKLSALDWLGAGVALAGMLIIVSGWRAA from the coding sequence TTGCCGGCAGCGGCCAGTCTGATGCTGTTTGTCTGGTTGTTGACGCTGCACCCGGCAGCCAGTGGGCGGGTCTACGCGGCCTATGGCGGGGTCTATGTGGCGACGGCGTTATTGTGGTTGCGGGTGGTAGACGGAGTGAAACTATCAGCGCTGGACTGGTTGGGGGCCGGCGTGGCCCTGGCCGGCATGTTGATTATCGTTTCCGGCTGGCGTGCGGCCTGA
- the ynfA_2 gene encoding Uncharacterised BCR, YnfA/UPF0060 family codes for MLKTTLLFFATALAEIIGCFLPYLWLKKKR; via the coding sequence ATGTTAAAGACCACCCTGTTATTTTTCGCCACCGCACTGGCCGAGATCATCGGCTGTTTCTTGCCCTATTTGTGGCTGAAAAAAAAACGCTAG
- the ynfB gene encoding Protein of uncharacterised function (DUF1283), translated as MKTLSTQRLLRGMLPVAMLMLMGAWQAPALAATCTQGSTCVTVDGSNSGAMSTEAARQSKQQFNDTKSLRNKVNTRVEKEFDKVDKAIDSEERCDDSLNVNAYWEPNTRKCLDRQTGRQINP; from the coding sequence ATGAAAACACTTTCGACTCAACGACTGCTGCGCGGGATGCTGCCGGTCGCCATGCTGATGCTGATGGGGGCCTGGCAGGCTCCGGCGCTGGCCGCCACCTGCACTCAGGGCAGCACCTGCGTTACCGTCGATGGCAGCAACAGCGGTGCCATGAGTACCGAAGCGGCCCGTCAGAGCAAACAGCAGTTTAACGATACCAAATCCCTGCGCAATAAGGTTAACACCCGCGTGGAGAAAGAGTTCGACAAGGTAGACAAGGCGATTGACAGCGAAGAGCGCTGCGATGATAGCCTGAACGTCAATGCTTACTGGGAACCAAACACCCGTAAATGTCTGGATCGCCAGACCGGTCGTCAGATTAATCCTTAA
- the ynfD gene encoding Protein of uncharacterised function (DUF1161), with amino-acid sequence MKKALILGVLLMAAAPLAALASCESVKADISQKIVKNGVPESGFKLDIVPNDQAQQAGGLVVGHCENDTQKIVYTRLGNGDDNGDAAQTGTSQDTKTSQ; translated from the coding sequence ATGAAAAAAGCGCTTATTCTGGGTGTACTGCTGATGGCCGCTGCGCCGTTGGCCGCCCTGGCCTCATGCGAAAGCGTGAAGGCAGACATTTCGCAGAAAATCGTCAAAAACGGCGTGCCTGAGTCTGGTTTCAAACTGGATATCGTGCCGAACGATCAGGCCCAACAGGCCGGTGGTCTGGTAGTTGGCCACTGCGAAAATGACACGCAGAAGATTGTTTATACTCGCCTGGGCAACGGCGATGACAATGGTGACGCGGCTCAGACCGGCACCAGTCAGGATACCAAAACCTCGCAATAG
- the bmr3_2 gene encoding Multidrug-efflux transporter 3 → MTNNDASAPIAHRPLILIACMLAMFMSAIEATIVATAMPTIIGDLGGFSLLGWVFAVYLLAQAITIPIYGRLADLLGRKRVFFFGASLFLLGSVLCGFSPNMYWLIGFRLLQGLGAGAIMPTATTIIGDIYSPTERPKVMGYISSVWGVSAIIGPLLGAFIVQHLPWALVFWVNLPIGLLAMFFLARYLPSRQQVREHALDLAGTAWLTLFVTALLLSLLQAENLGWWVLPLLALAAVSLMLLIRQERRAPEPLFPLALWQSRVIVAGNIGGLVIGAAMMGISAFLPTFIQGVMGGTPLEAGTTLALMSIGWPLASTFSGRLMLMTSYRTTALLGALLLLAGGLILLLLQPTGGLLWGRVAAFMVGAGMGLCNTTFLVSVQNAAHHSIRGIATACTVFTRMMGSAIGTAILGATLNINLQFRLPQTTDPVQQLMEPAARSAMTPEILAEMTQQVAASLHWVFLVSALLSLLALAAAMLIPARHRPQGEGEEAEQA, encoded by the coding sequence ATGACAAATAACGATGCATCAGCCCCAATCGCTCATCGCCCCTTAATCCTGATTGCCTGCATGTTGGCGATGTTTATGTCGGCCATAGAAGCGACCATTGTCGCCACGGCAATGCCAACCATTATCGGCGATCTCGGTGGTTTTTCCCTGCTAGGCTGGGTATTCGCGGTCTATCTATTGGCGCAGGCCATCACTATTCCCATTTATGGTCGGCTGGCGGACCTGCTGGGGCGCAAGCGGGTATTTTTCTTTGGTGCATCGCTGTTTTTACTGGGTTCGGTGCTGTGCGGTTTCTCGCCGAACATGTACTGGCTGATCGGTTTTCGTCTGCTGCAGGGGTTGGGGGCCGGGGCGATTATGCCAACAGCGACCACCATTATTGGTGATATCTACAGCCCTACCGAGCGGCCCAAGGTGATGGGCTATATTTCCAGCGTTTGGGGTGTGTCGGCGATTATTGGACCCTTGCTGGGGGCGTTTATCGTCCAGCATTTGCCCTGGGCGTTGGTGTTCTGGGTCAACTTGCCGATCGGTCTGTTGGCGATGTTTTTCCTGGCTCGTTATCTGCCTTCCCGTCAGCAGGTGCGCGAACACGCGTTGGATCTGGCGGGGACCGCCTGGCTGACGTTGTTTGTTACCGCGTTGCTGCTGTCACTGCTGCAGGCAGAAAATCTCGGTTGGTGGGTGCTGCCGTTGTTGGCGTTGGCGGCCGTCTCGCTGATGTTGCTGATCCGCCAGGAACGACGAGCGCCGGAGCCACTGTTTCCGTTGGCGTTATGGCAAAGCCGGGTGATCGTGGCCGGCAATATTGGCGGCCTGGTGATTGGCGCGGCGATGATGGGCATCAGTGCTTTTCTGCCGACCTTTATTCAGGGCGTGATGGGCGGAACGCCCCTGGAGGCCGGTACCACGCTGGCGCTGATGTCGATTGGCTGGCCGCTGGCCAGTACCTTCAGCGGTCGACTGATGCTGATGACTTCTTATCGCACCACGGCACTATTGGGAGCGTTGTTATTACTGGCCGGTGGCCTGATTCTGTTGTTGCTGCAGCCGACCGGCGGCTTATTGTGGGGCCGGGTGGCGGCGTTTATGGTCGGTGCCGGTATGGGGTTGTGCAACACCACGTTTCTGGTTTCGGTGCAGAACGCGGCTCACCACAGCATCCGCGGCATTGCCACCGCCTGCACGGTGTTTACCCGGATGATGGGGTCGGCCATTGGTACCGCCATTTTGGGCGCAACGCTGAACATCAACTTGCAGTTTCGTTTGCCGCAAACGACCGATCCGGTACAACAACTGATGGAACCGGCTGCGCGTAGCGCGATGACGCCAGAAATACTGGCGGAGATGACGCAGCAGGTTGCCGCTTCGTTGCATTGGGTATTTTTGGTTTCTGCACTGTTGTCATTGCTGGCACTGGCGGCGGCGATGCTGATCCCGGCGCGGCACAGGCCACAGGGTGAGGGGGAAGAGGCGGAACAGGCTTAA
- the clcB gene encoding Voltage-gated ClC-type chloride channel ClcB produces the protein MKRLVHLHHYRALLRRLFIAIFLGIAAALVVWLFHRAMLGLEWLLLDHEDGSLVAAAAALPGWRRALTPALGGLAAGLLLWVYQRYQHQRQVAPTDYMEAIETGDGRLDVSASLVKCLASLLVVSSGSAIGREGAMILLAALVGSVFAQRFTHEKEWKLWVACGAAAGMASAYHAPLAGSLFIAEILFGTLMLASLGPVVIAAVSALLVTNLLNGGQAPLYLVEPLPAPWPVQYLLMALLGVLAGVCGPLFLWAMSSSGRAFRSLRLKPPLQLALGGLIVGLLSLLFPEVWGNGYSVVQALLSAPPGVLLVGAILICKLLAVLASSGSGAPGGVFTPTLFVGAALGSLVGQLCAIWPELGSAVPILMALTGMATLLAATTHAPIMAALMVFEMTGEYTLLPGILLACVIATTVSRGLRSVSVYHNA, from the coding sequence ATGAAACGATTGGTCCACCTGCACCACTATCGCGCCCTGCTGCGCCGCCTGTTTATCGCCATCTTTCTTGGTATTGCCGCTGCGTTGGTGGTTTGGCTGTTTCACCGTGCGATGCTCGGGCTGGAATGGTTATTGCTCGATCATGAAGACGGCAGCCTGGTGGCCGCCGCCGCCGCATTGCCCGGCTGGCGCAGAGCGTTAACCCCGGCGCTGGGTGGGCTGGCGGCAGGCCTGCTATTGTGGGTTTATCAGCGCTATCAGCACCAGCGGCAGGTTGCTCCCACTGATTATATGGAGGCGATCGAAACCGGTGATGGCCGCCTGGACGTCAGCGCCAGCCTGGTGAAATGCCTGGCCTCACTGCTGGTGGTCTCCAGCGGCAGCGCTATCGGCCGCGAAGGCGCGATGATCCTGCTGGCGGCATTGGTAGGTTCCGTCTTTGCCCAGCGCTTCACCCATGAGAAAGAGTGGAAACTGTGGGTGGCCTGCGGTGCCGCAGCCGGTATGGCCAGCGCTTATCACGCTCCACTGGCCGGCAGTCTGTTTATCGCCGAAATTCTGTTTGGCACACTGATGCTGGCCTCACTGGGTCCGGTGGTGATTGCCGCCGTCAGCGCCCTGCTGGTGACCAACCTGCTCAACGGCGGTCAGGCGCCGCTGTATCTGGTAGAGCCGCTGCCCGCCCCCTGGCCGGTGCAATATCTGTTGATGGCACTGCTCGGCGTTTTAGCCGGGGTCTGCGGCCCGTTATTCCTGTGGGCAATGTCTTCTTCCGGTCGCGCATTCCGTTCGCTACGGCTAAAACCGCCGCTGCAATTAGCGTTAGGGGGGCTGATTGTCGGGCTGCTGTCGCTGCTGTTTCCTGAGGTATGGGGCAATGGCTACAGTGTGGTGCAGGCGCTGCTCAGTGCGCCGCCCGGCGTATTGCTGGTAGGCGCCATTCTGATCTGCAAGTTGCTGGCGGTGCTCGCCAGCAGCGGATCCGGTGCACCTGGCGGTGTGTTCACACCCACGCTGTTTGTCGGGGCGGCGCTCGGTTCATTAGTTGGGCAACTCTGCGCCATCTGGCCGGAGTTGGGCAGTGCGGTACCGATTCTGATGGCATTAACCGGCATGGCTACGCTTTTGGCGGCCACCACCCACGCGCCGATAATGGCTGCGCTGATGGTGTTCGAAATGACCGGTGAATATACCCTGCTACCGGGGATCCTGTTGGCCTGTGTGATCGCCACCACCGTCTCACGCGGTTTACGTTCGGTGTCGGTCTATCACAACGCCTAA